The following coding sequences lie in one Lolium perenne isolate Kyuss_39 chromosome 2, Kyuss_2.0, whole genome shotgun sequence genomic window:
- the LOC127330610 gene encoding probable transcription factor MYB58 produces the protein MARAPGGAVRRRGGRRDAGEAVRKGPWMAEEDAVLLEHVRVHGPRDWSSIRSKGALQRTGKSCRLRWVNKLRPNLKTGCKFSAEEERVVIELQAQFGNKWARISTYLPGRTDNDVKNFWSTRQKRLARLLRAPLRTRSSKIRSTNTKAPVSSVDSAMGSCQDHVPFVGSSSGGQCCAAAPPMEYQDAARMSHDQICSGFLSLEPLPLQVAAPVTDGGASSSNAAHQFAPEPPFYQHPYHLVDFPDMPGRCDIGSAGFLGPSTMDYHPYQELLPIVQPAPMMMPFFGMDCARGPVKAEARDDFFDDLPPDMFDSLDQLPPSTRNSL, from the exons ATGGCGCGAGCACCCGGCGGCGCTGTACGCCGGAGGGGCGGCAGGAGGGACGCCGGCGAGGCGGTGCGCAAGGGGCCGTGgatggcggaggaggacgcggtgCTGCTGGAGCACGTCCGCGTCCACGGCCCGCGCGACTGGAGCTCCATTCGATCCAAAGGCGCCCTGCAGCGCACCGGCAAGTCCTGCCGCCTCCGCTGGGTCAACAAGCTCAGGCCGAACCTCAAGAC TGGATGCAAGTTCTCTGCCGAGGAAGAGCGGGTGGTGATCGAGCTGCAGGCGCAGTTCGGGAACAAATGGGCGAGGATCTCCACCTACCTGCCGGGCAGGACAGACAACGATGTCAAGAACTTCTGGAGCACGCGCCAGAAGCGGCTCGCCAGGCTCCTGCGCGCCCCTCTCCGCACTCGCTCCAGCAAGATCAGGAGCACCAACACCAAAGCGCCCGTGTCCTCTGTCGACTCCGCCATG GGTTCTTGCCAGGATCATGTTCCATTCGTGGGCAGCTCCTCCGGTGGCCAATGCTGCGCAGCTGCACCCCCCATGGAGTACCAGGACGCTGCGCGAATGTCGCACGATCAGATATGCTCTGGATTTCTCAGTTTGGAGCCATTGCCACTGCAGGTAGCAGCACCGGTCACTGACGGCGGAGCGAGCTCGTCCAATGCAGCTCATCAGTTTGCACCAGAGCCGCCGTTTTATCAGCATCCGTACCATCTGGTGGATTTCCCTGACATGCCGGGGAGATGCGACATCGGTTCAGCTGGGTTCCTCGGACCGAGCACCATGGATTATCACCCGTACCAGGAGCTGCTTCCGATTGTGCAGCCGGCACCGATGATGATGCCATTCTTCGGGATGGATTGTGCGCGTGGCCCCGTCAAGGCCGAGGCCCGGGACGACTTCTTCGACGACCTCCCGCCGGACATGTTCGACTCTCTTGATCAGCTGCCGCCCTCGACGAGGAACTCACTTTAA